In Zerene cesonia ecotype Mississippi chromosome 17, Zerene_cesonia_1.1, whole genome shotgun sequence, a single genomic region encodes these proteins:
- the LOC119833319 gene encoding 39S ribosomal protein L27, mitochondrial — MSSNFLNALKPASPILEFVRHASKKTGGSTKNVSCKVRPKHRGWKVQDGHSVQAGHILATQRFARFHPGLNVGMGRNGTLFAMEAGKVVVTCEKFDPNWDHTWVQRIYGGRADQTIFKKYFNVIPEPQHNRFKLIDEV, encoded by the exons atgtcttCTAATTTCCTTAACGCTCTGAAACCCGCATCTCCCATATTAG AATTCGTAAGACATGCTAGTAAGAAAACAGGAGGTAGTACAAAGAACGTAAGTTGTAAAGTACGACCAAAACACAGAGGTTGGAAGGTGCAAGATGGACATTCAGTTCAAGCTGGGCATATTCTAGCAACCCAAAGATTCGCTAGATTTCATCCAGGGCTTAAT GTTGGTATGGGACGTAATGGTACCCTTTTTGCGATGGAAGCAGGCAAGGTTGTTGTAACTTGTGAGAAATTTGATCCTAACTGGGACCACACTTGGGTACAGAGAATTTATGGAGGACGAGCCGATCAGACAATCTTCAAgaagtattttaatgtaataccaGAACCACAGCACAACAGATTCAAGTTAATAGATGAAGTCTAG